The Gemmatimonadota bacterium nucleotide sequence CCGAGCATCATTGCAAACGAGATGCCCGCCAGCGTGGCTGTTACATTGATATTGCCGGTTGCGGTTTGTCCAAAGGGTATTAATCCCAATAGATTGCAGAAGAGGATAAAGAAAAAGACCGTCATTAAAAACGGCATGTATTTCGGCCCGTCCCGCTCTCCCAGGTTGGGCACGGCGACGTCGTCGCGGATAAATATGGCGATGGCTTCAATCGCATTGGCAAAGCCCGAGGGTATGAGTCCGCGTCGTTTTGTGGAAATAATGAGGGTGAGAATGAGTAATAGCGAGGCGACCCACATCATGACCAGGTGGCCCGTAATGGACATATCAACGCCAAAAAGCTCAATATGGGGTAAAGGGATATGGAGTGGACCGAGATGTAGCTCGTGATGGTCTGTGATATGCTCGAGGATGAAACTGCCGCTGCTTTGCTCCTCTGCCTGTGCTGCCATCCGTCAGACTCCTGAATTATTGGCTTTGTCGGGCGGGCGCCCGACGAAGAACCGAATCTCTAAAATCTGAAATACTACGTAAAATAAAAATAGTGAAAGAGTCAAGCTAAAAACGTGAAGTTTAACTAATTTTAGTGCGACAAAAAAGAAAATGAGTACAATAATTAGGCGAATCCCCATTCCGCCGAATACGACGGTCATAAATGTGCGGTTATCCCGGCGCATGCCCCATATTGCGAGATAGGCCCCGGCGAGTGCATTCAGGGTGCAAATCGCACAACCAACCCCTGCGGCAATGAGTACATCTGTTCCCTGCCACAGGTAGAGCGGGTATCCTCCGAGGATCCAGAATGCCGACAAGACGACGGCAATTTGTTTGACAAAAGACCTCACGTATCTTCCTCCGAGTTGCGGTCTATTTTTAAGACGGCTTTGAAGAAGTGGTAAAAGCCCGCGGCAATGCCTATCAGGCCACCGATTAAGGTCCACAGGGGCGCGGTGTCAAATTTGCCATCTGCCCAATGTCCCGCAAATACACATGCCAATATTGTGACGATGAGTTGTATGCCCAGGGTTAAATAGGGGCCTACACTGCGATAGGCCTGGCTGAGGGATGAGGGTTTGTGAGTGTTGGGGTCTTTCATTTCATTTTACCAATGGTGAACCGAGTGTCCGCTGCCCGGGAACCAGATTGTATCTACTGTTGCCGAGATTGCCACGCCGAGGATGAACCCGACGAGGATACCGAGAAATAAGGGCTGGCCTTTGCGGTATAATGCGATGCCGCCGATTTGCAAGATGAGCAATTTGCACAGCCATACGAGAAAGATGGTGAAGATCGTTCCCCGCACGGCCTGGGTTTCCATGATGGCGAATCCAACCGGGTGCAAGGGCCACCAGGATACGCGATACCGCAAGAATGTCAATAGCGCCATTCCGGCTGCGCCAAAGCCGAAAAAGCCTATTCGCTTCCAGTCGGGTGGGTTAAAGGTTTGCATCTGTCGGATCCAGTAGTCAAAGATCCGCGGGTGCGTGCGAAATTCAAATGCTCTGAAGTTATATGCGCCTGTTTCATAGCCCAGATACAGTGTGAATGCGACTGATGAGATGGCGGCTGCTATGCCGGCTAATACGAGGGCAATCGCGACCATGCGTTTGCGTCCTTTTATGGCTGCTGTGATCCACGAGCAATGGGCCATGCTGGCCATGGCGAGGCTTTTGGCGTCTGTAAAATACGCGAAGGAGAACGCAAAATTTGCCATGCTTGTGGCCGGGATATTCGCCGAACCGAGGGTGTAGAGGGCAAAGGTTGGGGGCATCATGGAGCCGCGCAAATACACCAGTCCGCTTTCGGCAATAACGCGGGCTATGCCGACATATAATATTCCCATGCCGATTAAGAAGGGTATGATTACGTACCAGGCCATGCCCGCGGTGTGTAGCCATCCGATGATGAATAACAATCCGGCCAGGCCACCTATGCCGGCTGTGCGGTAGGACATGAGTTCTTCGGCGTCGTCCGATTTTTTTCGTCCTCTGATGGCGTGCCAGACGCCTTTGAGGTGTTCGCGTCCCATCCACAATCCCAGGCACAGCATACAGGCGAGTGCGCCAAATGCCTGCCACGCATTGGCGGCGTGTGTTGAGGACCACAAGCCGGGTGTTCCAATGGTGTATCCGATGCGGTTAAAGGTATAGACTTCGGCTACGACGAGTAGATAAAAAAACCAGATTGAGAATAGTACTTCCAGGCTGGTCCAGTAGGCAAATCCCGCGATAAAGAATTGTATTCCGATATAGAAGTACCGATCTGGAATATATCGGCTGATGTGCAAAAATGTGACGCCGTCGCCTGCTCGGGTGATTGGTATTTTGGGGAAGTCGGGCATGAAATACGACAAGATATTCCAGCATATTACGGTGAGTGGAATTGCCATGCCGATCCAGAATGCCGGGCGTCCTACGAGGGGGGGCCATATTTTTTTGCTTTCTTCTCGTACGAGTTCCAACGCGACCTGTGCCGCGGGAAATGGCAGTTTTTCGTGTTCGGACCACTGTCGTCGCAAAATTACGGCGATGCACAAGCAGGTCCAGATGATTGCGCCCGCAAATGCAAACCACCAGAATAGGGGGACGATCCAGACTTCCCATGGTATTGCATGGCCGGGCGGCAGGCCTTCGAAGAAGAGGCGCATGGCCCCGTTTTCATCTGTGGGGAATAACCAGTGCGGTAAATGCGGGTGCAGAAATTCGGACCACCGATTTTGCGCGGAGGCAAAATAATGGGGGGTTGCGAGATGCCCCATGATCAGGCCGGTGAAATTCATGAGGGGAAATAATGCGCCCACCAGCCCCATGGAGAAGACGATGGCCATTTCGAGGGGAGAAAACGCGGCGCGGGGCCAGAATTTTCGCAGGAGTACGTTCAGCCCCAGGGATAGCACTACAAATGGGATCATGAGTGCCATCGCCATGTAGCTGAATACCATCTGGTTGATGTGGATGACATATAGCCCGTAGATGGGCCAGGTGTTCACGCTTATGACGAGTCCCAACCCCAGCAAGACACAGCGCGCGGTTACGCGGTCGCGATTGGGCAGGGCTTCGGTGTTGTTTACGGGTTGCGCGAGTGCCATGAGATGCAGTGCTCCTGAATAGATCTATCTCTCTGCATTTAGCGTTAAGCGCAAAATTATATCGGGCTGGTTGAGGACTACGTACACGGCGCCGTCTGGTCCGGATATAGCTTCGCGCACCCGTCCCGCGTTTTTCAGGATTACTTCTTCGTGCAGGACGCGGTCTCCGTTAACGGAGAGGACTCGCACATCTTCGTACTTTAAGGATGCGACGAGCAATTTGTTTTGCCATTTGGGGAACATGTTGCCCTGGTAAAAATTGATGCCGCAGATGGCGATTGATGGTCGCCAGTAGAGGGTTGGTTGTTCCATTTCGGGTTGGTGCGTGCGATCGGATACGATTGTGCCGTTGTAGTTGAGGCCGTAGGTGATTTCAGGCCATCCGTAGTTTTTTCCTCTGGCGACGACGTTGAGTTCGTCACCGCCCATTGGTCCGTGTTCGCCGTCCCATATTTTTCCTGTGACCGGGTTGACTGCCATGCCCTGGGGATTGCGGTGGCCATAGGAATAGATGGTTTTGAGGGCGCCTTCCTGACTCACAAAGGGATTGTCTTTGGGGATGCGTCCGTCTGTGTGGATGCGGTGGACTTTGCCGTTTGGCCGGGTCAAGACCTGTGCCTGGTTTTGCACACCCCGGTCTCCTATTGCAAAGTAGAGGTACCCGTTTGCGTCGAATACGATGCGGGTGCCGTAGTGATGCCGGGTTGTGAGATAGGTTTCATGCGGGGCTTCGTAGATTACTTGTTGGTTGACATAGGTGTTGTCCCTGATGTGACCGCGTACGATGCGGGTCATTGCAGGGGATCGGCGTTGTCCTTCAATGTGGGCGATTTCATGGCTGTAGGCGAGGTAGATCCAGCCGTTTTCAGGGTAATTGGGGTCTATTGCTACGTCCATTAATCCGCCCTGTCCTTCGTGAACCACCTGGGGTGTTCCCGCAACGGGGTCGAGGAGTTGTCCGTTTTTTACCATTCGCAGCATGCCCGGACGTTCGGTAATGAGTGCTGTTTGTGGGTCGATAAAGTCGATTCCCCAGGGGATTTGCAGGTCCTGTACCCAGATATCGACATTTATGTCGTAGTCGAGTGTTTGTACAAAGTCGGGTGGCGGGGGTTTGGGTTGACCCACTTCTTTTTCTTGTTGTTCGATAAAATCCACGATCATCGCGATTTGTCTGTTTGTGAGCTGTTTTTCATAGCCGGGCATGCCGAGTTCGGTGAGTCCGTTTTTGATGTTGCGGATGCGATAGCCGCGTCCGTCTCCGTATTTCCAGATGCCATCGACCATGCTCGGTGCATTGCCCCCTCTCAGGTCGGGTCCGTGACACTGCGCGCAATGTGTCGCGTACAGGGCTTTTCCGTCCTGTGCAAATGCGGGGTGATGTACGAAGCTCAAGATACAGATCAGGATAAGGTGTTTCATGTGGGTTCTCCAATTTGGAAAGTCAGGATAAGAGGGGCGCGAGTTCGCGGGCGAGCAGTCGCTCGAGGCTGGGTTTGATGTGCCAGAAGTCGCGCATGGTGCAATACTCTTGAACGAGGGTTGGATCACTTGTTCGGGAGGTTTTTTTTGCGCGGATGAGGATGTTTTTAGGCGTGTGTTTGGAGTCGATGAATTCTATGAGTTCGGTGCGATAGCCCAGTATGCGCAGGATTTGTGCGCGGCAGGCGTCGGTGAGGATGTCGGCGGTGCGCCCTTTGAGGATGCCGTGTGCCATTACGGGTGCGAAGACAGATGCGTCGAGTTGTGGGCGCAGTTCGTGCTGGCAGCAGGGCGCTGCGAGGATGGCGGGGCTGTTCCACTGTACGGCGCGGGCAATGGCGTCGTCGGTTGCGGTGTCGCAGGCGTGCAGGCTAAAGACGATGTCGGGCGGTGTTTGGGGTGTGAAGTCGGCGATGCTGGATTCGCGAAAGGCGATGTCTGTCCAGCCGAGGTCATTGGCGAGGGTGCGACATTTGGCGATGAGGGATGGGTTGTGATCAATGCCGATGAGTCGCGCGGGGATGTTCTGGATGTTGTTCAGGTAGTGATACGCTGCGAATGTGAGATACGCGTTGCCGCAGCCGCAGTCTATGAGGGTGAGGGGGCGTTTCGACGCTGGTATGACGGGTTGTAAGTGGTGGAGAAAGGCGTTGATTTGTTTGAATTTGTCGCGCATGGATGCGCGGACGCGCCCGGTGCGGTCCATGATGCCGAGGCCCTGGAGAAAGGCGTCGGGGCGGTTGTCGGATAGGGGGTGGTGTTTGACGCGGTTGTGCGAGAGAGTGGGTTGGATATTTGGACGCGAGGGTTTTGCGCGTTTGAATAGTGCGCGGCCTTTTTTTGTGATGCGAATGTGGAGGTCTTCGTGACTATTTTGTACGTGGATTTGTGCGAAGGGCAAGGCGAGTAGTTCGTCGAGCGCGGTGTTCGCGTCGGTCAGTGGGATGTTTTCCGTGATGTCTTGCGTGCGGCTATATCGCGCGATCTGGAGGTGGGGCGCGTTTTTGATCTGGACCATGCGGACGGTGATTTTGTTACAGGTTGTGCCACGACGCGGATGGCTCAGGATAAGCCTGAGAAAGGTTTCGGGGTTTGATACCGCATTGAGGATGGCGGTTTTGTAATCGGTTTTGGACGTAAACATAGAGTGGCGTTGGTAGATTGGTTGTGCTTGCGCGAGGGATTAGGGTCAATTTGAGTTGGCATATAAAATATATATAGAGAAGAGGAATTTGCCAGATGATTTCTTGTGGGTAATCCCAAACGTTGTGGCATTCTTTTTGGAAGTCTTATTGGGTTATAACTCTCGTTGCAGGTAACGACGCCACAGATCGGCGGCGATGTCCACGGGTCTGGATTGAATGCCGTAGCGTGAGAAGTATTGACACACGCGTTCGACATCGCGGACGAGGAGAGAAAAAGCACTGGGATTGTCGAAGGGGTCAACAGCTTGCGGAAAGTCGATGACGGTAATGGCCCCATTCCAGTAGAGGATGTTAAAGGCCGATAAGTCACCATGGATGCTATCGCAGGAGAGGAAGATTTCGATATTTTCAATACAGCGGTCAAATAGAGGTTTGGCTTCGGTAGGGTCGAGCCGCACTTCCCGAAGCAGGGGAGCAGCTACTCGTGCATTGCCAATGAATTCCATGAGGATGGTATTGCCAGACAGTTCGAAGGGTTGCGGCACATCGGCACCTGCATGGTAGAGCATTTGCATGGTGCGAAATTCGTGTTTGAGCCAGGCGCGATCTTCTACGGCTTTACCGGTGCGGGTTTTCTTTTTGAGAGCGCGAAGGTAGCGTTTGTCGGAGGTGATGTGTCGGCCTTGCTGGTATTGGGCGTAATTTTTCATCGCGCGGTTGCGGCGGAGACGATAAATTTTGGCGGCAATGAGGTCCACCCCCATACCAGGAGATGCTTTGCAACAATAGACCTGCGCTTCTTTGCCACCTTTGACGCGATAGAGAACGCCTGAAAACCAGCCGTCTTCTTGAAAATTTTTGAGGGCTTTTCCGACCCATTCTTCTTCAAATTTCTGAGTACTGAATTGAAATTCAACTTCTTCGGGATTGTTCATGTTGTGCTCCAAAAGAGTGAAAGGTTATTTTCCACGATTTTGGATGCACTTTTAATCTGTGGTTATCGGTGGTTACATCTCACGTCTCATTACACCGCATACGCGATTGATCCGTCCTCTCGTCTCGGTGTATTGACTTTGGTTAAGGGGGCAAAGGGCGTGTCGGGGATTTTGGCGTCGTCGAGTTCAACGCCAAGGCCAGGGGCTTCGGGAAGGGGGATATAGCCGCCTTCGCGTTTGTGCGCGCATTTGTACACGGCGTTGCGTTCGCTTTCGTCGTTTTTGGAGTATTCCTGGGTGATGAAGTTGGGGATGCTGGCGTCGAGGTGAAGGGATGCGGCTGTGCCCAGGGGGCTGAGAAAGTTGTGGGTGACGACCGCGCAGTGATAGGATTCGGCAATGGCGGCGATTTTTTTGCAGTGGGTCAGGCCTCCTGCCAGGGCGATGTCCGGGCGCACGTATTGGGGTCCGCCGTGTTCGAGGAGTTCGCGAAATTCCCATATTGAGGTGAAGCGCTCGCCATTGCCCAGGGGTACGGGGATGCGTTTGGCGATTTCTGCCTGGGTGGTGATGGTGTCTATCTGGATGGGGTCTTCCATGAAGTAGAGGTGATAGGGGATGAGGGCTTCGCCCAGGGCTACGGCGACCATTGGGGTGAGTTTGCGGTGGACTTCGACGATGAGATCCACATCGGGTCCGGCACCTTCGCGGGCAGCGGCGACGATTTCGACGGCGTTTTGTATGATGCGCGATTGGGCCTGGTTCTGGTATCCGGCTGTGATGGGATCAAATTTGATGGCGGTGAAGCCTTCGGCGACGGCGGCTTTTGCGTTTTTATACATTTGTTCGGGTGTGGGTCCGCCCGCGAGCAGGTGCAGGCGAATTTTGTCGCGGCAGTTGCCGCCGAGGAGTTCCCAGACCGGGACTTGAAAGTGTTTGCCTTTGATGTCGTACAGGGCGATGTCCATTGCGCTGACTGCGCCGCAGAGCGCGGTGCCGCGAAAGGGTGCCATGCGGTAGAGGTGCTGCCAGTGGTGTTCAATGCGCATGGGGTTTTGTCCGATGAGGTATTCTTTGAAGACTTTGGCTATGGATTGGATGGCTTCGGGATAGCCCCAGCAAGCAGATGTCCCGATGCCGGAGATGCCGGTGTCGGTGGTGAGGCGGACGACATAGCTGTTGCCGAGCAGGAAGTGTTCGACCTGGTCGATTTTCATGGATATGCTCCTTGTATTCAGGTATGGAATTGGTCACAACTTGGATTATATTAAACGATGAGACGATAATGGGCAATAGAATACGAGGAGGGTAAGATGTCGAATTTGCGTTTTGCAGCGGAGAAGGAACGGCGGGTTGCGCTTGTTACAGGGGGCGCGCGGGGTATTGGTGGGGCAACGGCGGTTCGGATTGCAGAGGAGGGCCGGGATGTTGTTATTGCCGATGTTCTGGCAAGAGAGGGGGCGGAGATCGTTGAAAAGATTGAGGCATTGGGACAGCAGGCGTTGTTTGTGGAGACTGATGTGACGGATGAGGCTGCTGTTCAGGCGTGTGTGGCACAAGCGGTTGCGCGTTTTGGGCGGCTGGATATTCTGGTGTGTTGTGCGGGTACTTTGGGATGGGAGAAGCCGTTTTTTGAGCAACCCGTGGCGCAGTTTGATAAGGTGATGCGTATCAATGTGTACGGGGTTTATCATTTTCACCAGGCTGCAATTCCCCATATGCTGGAAGGGAGTTGGGGGCGCTGTGTGACGATTACTTCGGGTGCGCGAAATGGCAGTCCGAATCAGGTGCCGTATTCGGTGTCGAAGGGGGCTGTGTATTCATTTGTAAGCGCGCTGGGCAATGCGTATTGCAAACAGGGTGTGTTTGTCAATGGCGTGGAACCGGGGCGGGCGTTGACGGATATGGTGGTGCCGAGGTTTTCGCCCGAGTATATTGCCAATCCTCCGGGTCAGCCGATGGGGCGGTATTCGGATCCGGAGGAGGTGGCTGAGGTGATTGAGTTTTTGTGTTCTGAGCGCAATACTTATACGTCGGGTTCGGTGTGGAGTGTGAAGGGTGGGAGAGGATAGAAGTGTGAAGTAGGAAGTGTGAAGTGAGAAAAACTGGACGCCTGCTTAAAGCATGCAGGCGTGACGAGCGGCCGATTGTCATCGCGGCATGGTTTAAGCCGCGATCCAGAAGGTTTTGACTGTTATTACGTTACAGAAGCATGCCAGGCGTTGAGGCGGGTGAGGAGGTCGTTGGTGAGGTCGGGTTCGTCGCCTGCGATGTTGGTGGTTTCGTTGGGGTCGGTGTTGAGGTTGGCGAGGTGTATTTCGTTTTGGTCGAGGAGGAGTTTGTAGCGGTCGCTTTGAATCACACGGGTGTTGCCTTTGGGTCCTTGTGTCCAGAAGAGGTCGCCGTGCGGTGAAGGGGCATTGTCGGCGATCATTGGGAGTATGTCCGTGCCGTCGAGGTTGTATTGTTCGGGGTCGCCACCTGCTGCGGTGAGGATGGTGGGGAAGATGTCCATGCCGATGCCGATTTCGTCGATGGTTTTTCCGCCCTGTACGCGCGCGGGCCAACTCATGAGGGTGGGGACGCGAATGCCGCCTTCCCAGAGGGTGCCTTTGTGTCCGCGCAGGCCCCCTGTGTCGCCGCCGGGATAGGGGAGGTCTGTGCCGTCGGTCCAGTTGCGCGGTTCGCGCGAGGGTCCGTGGTCGGGTTGAAAGAAGATGCTGGTGTTGTCAAAGAGGTCCAGTCGCTCGAGTTCGTCGAGGATTTTGCCGATGGCGTCGTCCATGACGGTGAGCATGGCGGTCATGAGTTGTCGCGAGCGAGATAGGTGTGCATAGCGTTCCATGTATTCTTCTGGCGCGTGCAGGGGATAGTGCGGGGTGTTGAAGGGGATGTACATGAAGAAGGGGCGGCCATCGTTTTTGGCTTTTTGGATGTATTCGATGGCTTTGTCGCGCATGAGATCGACGAAGTAGGTGCCGTTGTGATACACTTCTCTGCCGTCTTCCCAGAGGTCGTGCCGCGCCTGGTTTTTCGAAGATAGTGCCCAGTAGAAGATGTGCGAGTAGTAGTCGATACAGCCGTTGGTGAAGCCAAACCAGTGGTCAAAGCCGTGGTTGTGCGGCAAGAAGGGTTCGCGGTTGCCCAGGTGCCATTTGCCCGACATGTAAGTTTGATAGCCCAGTTTTTTGAGTGCTTTGGGTATGGTGGGCAAGTCCGGTGAAAGGCCGTCGGC carries:
- the atpB gene encoding F0F1 ATP synthase subunit A, which encodes MAAQAEEQSSGSFILEHITDHHELHLGPLHIPLPHIELFGVDMSITGHLVMMWVASLLLILTLIISTKRRGLIPSGFANAIEAIAIFIRDDVAVPNLGERDGPKYMPFLMTVFFFILFCNLLGLIPFGQTATGNINVTATLAGISFAMMLGAGIKHNGLFGFFKGLIPPNLPIALLPLMIPLEFLGLLTKPFALCIRLFANMLAGHVVILSLIGIIFILGYFVAPIAIAFALAMYMLEIFIGFLQAYVFTLLTALFVGLCIHQEH
- a CDS encoding ATP synthase subunit I; translation: MDLNRWPDRHCRGLLPLLQSRLKNRPQLGGRYVRSFVKQIAVVLSAFWILGGYPLYLWQGTDVLIAAGVGCAICTLNALAGAYLAIWGMRRDNRTFMTVVFGGMGIRLIIVLIFFFVALKLVKLHVFSLTLSLFLFYVVFQILEIRFFVGRPPDKANNSGV
- a CDS encoding AtpZ/AtpI family protein, giving the protein MKDPNTHKPSSLSQAYRSVGPYLTLGIQLIVTILACVFAGHWADGKFDTAPLWTLIGGLIGIAAGFYHFFKAVLKIDRNSEEDT
- a CDS encoding c-type cytochrome, encoding MKHLILICILSFVHHPAFAQDGKALYATHCAQCHGPDLRGGNAPSMVDGIWKYGDGRGYRIRNIKNGLTELGMPGYEKQLTNRQIAMIVDFIEQQEKEVGQPKPPPPDFVQTLDYDINVDIWVQDLQIPWGIDFIDPQTALITERPGMLRMVKNGQLLDPVAGTPQVVHEGQGGLMDVAIDPNYPENGWIYLAYSHEIAHIEGQRRSPAMTRIVRGHIRDNTYVNQQVIYEAPHETYLTTRHHYGTRIVFDANGYLYFAIGDRGVQNQAQVLTRPNGKVHRIHTDGRIPKDNPFVSQEGALKTIYSYGHRNPQGMAVNPVTGKIWDGEHGPMGGDELNVVARGKNYGWPEITYGLNYNGTIVSDRTHQPEMEQPTLYWRPSIAICGINFYQGNMFPKWQNKLLVASLKYEDVRVLSVNGDRVLHEEVILKNAGRVREAISGPDGAVYVVLNQPDIILRLTLNAER
- a CDS encoding SAM-dependent methyltransferase, whose product is MFTSKTDYKTAILNAVSNPETFLRLILSHPRRGTTCNKITVRMVQIKNAPHLQIARYSRTQDITENIPLTDANTALDELLALPFAQIHVQNSHEDLHIRITKKGRALFKRAKPSRPNIQPTLSHNRVKHHPLSDNRPDAFLQGLGIMDRTGRVRASMRDKFKQINAFLHHLQPVIPASKRPLTLIDCGCGNAYLTFAAYHYLNNIQNIPARLIGIDHNPSLIAKCRTLANDLGWTDIAFRESSIADFTPQTPPDIVFSLHACDTATDDAIARAVQWNSPAILAAPCCQHELRPQLDASVFAPVMAHGILKGRTADILTDACRAQILRILGYRTELIEFIDSKHTPKNILIRAKKTSRTSDPTLVQEYCTMRDFWHIKPSLERLLARELAPLLS
- a CDS encoding mandelate racemase/muconate lactonizing enzyme family protein; amino-acid sequence: MKIDQVEHFLLGNSYVVRLTTDTGISGIGTSACWGYPEAIQSIAKVFKEYLIGQNPMRIEHHWQHLYRMAPFRGTALCGAVSAMDIALYDIKGKHFQVPVWELLGGNCRDKIRLHLLAGGPTPEQMYKNAKAAVAEGFTAIKFDPITAGYQNQAQSRIIQNAVEIVAAAREGAGPDVDLIVEVHRKLTPMVAVALGEALIPYHLYFMEDPIQIDTITTQAEIAKRIPVPLGNGERFTSIWEFRELLEHGGPQYVRPDIALAGGLTHCKKIAAIAESYHCAVVTHNFLSPLGTAASLHLDASIPNFITQEYSKNDESERNAVYKCAHKREGGYIPLPEAPGLGVELDDAKIPDTPFAPLTKVNTPRREDGSIAYAV
- a CDS encoding SDR family oxidoreductase: MSNLRFAAEKERRVALVTGGARGIGGATAVRIAEEGRDVVIADVLAREGAEIVEKIEALGQQALFVETDVTDEAAVQACVAQAVARFGRLDILVCCAGTLGWEKPFFEQPVAQFDKVMRINVYGVYHFHQAAIPHMLEGSWGRCVTITSGARNGSPNQVPYSVSKGAVYSFVSALGNAYCKQGVFVNGVEPGRALTDMVVPRFSPEYIANPPGQPMGRYSDPEEVAEVIEFLCSERNTYTSGSVWSVKGGRG
- a CDS encoding sulfatase-like hydrolase/transferase, with the translated sequence MSDKPNFIVFMSDDQGHRDLSCMGATDFQTPNFDRIASRGAKLTRWYSNAPICSAGRCGILTGRYPIAAGIPGNVGVDADGLSPDLPTIPKALKKLGYQTYMSGKWHLGNREPFLPHNHGFDHWFGFTNGCIDYYSHIFYWALSSKNQARHDLWEDGREVYHNGTYFVDLMRDKAIEYIQKAKNDGRPFFMYIPFNTPHYPLHAPEEYMERYAHLSRSRQLMTAMLTVMDDAIGKILDELERLDLFDNTSIFFQPDHGPSREPRNWTDGTDLPYPGGDTGGLRGHKGTLWEGGIRVPTLMSWPARVQGGKTIDEIGIGMDIFPTILTAAGGDPEQYNLDGTDILPMIADNAPSPHGDLFWTQGPKGNTRVIQSDRYKLLLDQNEIHLANLNTDPNETTNIAGDEPDLTNDLLTRLNAWHASVT